Proteins from one Streptomyces sp. NBC_00289 genomic window:
- a CDS encoding HD domain-containing protein has protein sequence MQLAEWAHDLAESLLAESLPNRWAHSQRVYSQALTLAPALGEDAELLAAAAVAHDVGYARAAVDTGQHMIDGARYLRDVVGADPRLCSVVAFHTSSPWEASELGLSEMLTEFGPAEPTLVDAITYCDLTSSPVGTLVDPADRLTEVLDRYGPDHVVFRAVSAARPELLARVTRVRQRSF, from the coding sequence ATGCAGTTGGCCGAGTGGGCTCACGACCTCGCGGAGTCCTTGCTCGCCGAGAGCCTGCCGAACCGGTGGGCTCATTCCCAGCGCGTCTACTCCCAGGCCCTGACACTGGCCCCGGCTCTCGGCGAGGACGCGGAACTACTGGCCGCAGCGGCCGTCGCGCATGACGTCGGATACGCCCGGGCGGCCGTGGACACGGGGCAGCACATGATCGACGGAGCGCGCTATCTGCGCGACGTGGTGGGCGCCGACCCTCGGCTGTGCAGTGTCGTTGCCTTCCATACGTCCTCCCCCTGGGAGGCCTCCGAGCTGGGGCTGAGCGAGATGCTGACAGAGTTCGGCCCGGCAGAGCCCACGCTGGTGGACGCAATCACCTACTGCGACCTGACCAGCAGCCCCGTGGGCACGCTCGTGGATCCTGCGGATCGGCTGACCGAGGTCCTCGACCGGTACGGCCCGGATCACGTCGTGTTCCGGGCCGTATCCGCGGCTCGACCCGAGCTACTGGCCCGGGTCACCCGGGTACGTCAGCGCAGCTTCTAG
- a CDS encoding GntR family transcriptional regulator, with protein MTNPSPRGTYLTISEALRARIAEGAYPDGLPSEAEIGREFGVARTTVRRALRALEETGDVTTVAGVGRQVGGGSQMAPYKRIMTDLLERIRTGELPVGARLPSEAELSETYGVSRGTVRRAVHELEGAGHVQAQHGVGRFVSPTS; from the coding sequence GTGACGAACCCCAGCCCGCGCGGGACGTACTTGACGATCTCGGAGGCCCTGCGGGCCAGGATCGCTGAGGGGGCCTACCCGGATGGCCTTCCGTCCGAGGCGGAGATCGGCCGGGAGTTCGGCGTGGCCCGCACGACCGTCCGTCGCGCGCTTCGCGCGTTGGAGGAAACCGGCGACGTAACCACCGTCGCCGGGGTCGGCCGCCAGGTCGGCGGCGGCTCACAGATGGCGCCGTACAAGCGGATCATGACGGACCTGTTGGAGCGCATTCGGACCGGCGAGCTACCCGTCGGCGCTCGGCTCCCCAGCGAGGCAGAGCTCTCCGAGACCTATGGAGTCTCGCGGGGCACCGTCCGTCGTGCCGTGCACGAACTGGAAGGTGCTGGGCACGTTCAAGCTCAGCACGGAGTCGGGCGGTTCGTGAGCCCGACGTCCTGA
- a CDS encoding dolichyl-phosphate-mannose--protein mannosyltransferase → MTSTASSTDTRQGQAPLDQPPSWQQRLRRFGYTAAPRSDVRDRLVPPYARPNPRVWQILGVPHHLATRLTRWSGWGGPLLVTLLAGVLRFWHLGSPKAVIFDETYYAKDAWALVHRGFEVNWDKNANDLVLSTGSQIRIPSDAAYVVHPPVGKYVIGLGELIFGFDPFGWRFMTALLGTLSVLLLCRIGRRLFRSTFLGCLAGALMAVDGLHFVMSRTALLDGVLMFFVLAAFGCLVVDRDRAREKLAAALPADADGRVRPDAHTAETTRLGLRPWRWLAGLMLGLAIGTKWNGLYILAAFCVMAVLWDVGSRRVAGAGRPHLAVLKHDVGLAFLATVPVAIATYLVSWTGWILSATDGSGGYYRNWAATDGKGGSWTWLFPDWWRSLWHYEHEVYEFHVGLSSPHTYQSNPWSWIVLGRPVSYFYESPSPGTAGCPGDAGGKCAREVLAIGTPLLWWVGCFAILYVLWRWLFRRDWRAGAIACGIAAGYLPWFMYQERTIFLFYAVVFVPFLCLAVAMLLGAIIGPPGSSDARRVAGATGAGVLTLLIAWNFIYFWPIFTGQALPMDSWRGRMWLDTWV, encoded by the coding sequence GTGACCAGTACCGCGTCCTCCACGGACACCCGGCAGGGCCAGGCACCGCTCGACCAGCCGCCGTCGTGGCAGCAGCGGCTGCGCCGTTTCGGCTACACGGCCGCGCCCAGAAGCGACGTCCGCGACCGCCTGGTGCCGCCCTACGCCCGGCCCAACCCGCGGGTGTGGCAGATCCTCGGCGTTCCGCACCACCTCGCCACGCGCCTCACCCGCTGGTCCGGCTGGGGCGGCCCGCTGCTGGTCACGCTGCTGGCGGGCGTGCTGCGCTTCTGGCACCTGGGCAGCCCGAAGGCGGTGATATTCGACGAGACGTACTACGCCAAGGACGCCTGGGCGCTGGTCCACCGCGGCTTCGAGGTCAACTGGGACAAGAACGCCAACGACCTGGTCCTGTCCACCGGTTCACAGATCAGGATCCCGTCGGACGCGGCGTACGTGGTGCATCCGCCGGTCGGCAAGTACGTCATCGGGCTCGGCGAGCTGATCTTCGGCTTCGACCCGTTCGGCTGGCGCTTCATGACCGCGCTGCTCGGCACGCTGTCCGTGCTGCTGCTGTGCCGCATCGGGCGCCGCCTGTTCCGCTCCACCTTCCTCGGCTGCCTGGCGGGCGCGCTGATGGCGGTGGACGGCCTGCACTTCGTGATGAGCCGCACCGCGCTGCTCGACGGGGTGCTGATGTTCTTCGTGCTGGCCGCGTTCGGCTGCCTGGTCGTCGACCGGGACAGGGCGCGCGAGAAACTCGCGGCCGCGCTTCCGGCCGACGCCGACGGCCGCGTCCGCCCCGACGCGCACACCGCGGAGACAACCCGCCTGGGCCTGCGTCCCTGGCGCTGGCTGGCGGGCCTGATGCTGGGCCTGGCGATCGGCACCAAGTGGAACGGCCTCTACATCCTGGCCGCGTTCTGCGTGATGGCGGTGCTGTGGGACGTCGGCTCCCGCAGGGTCGCGGGCGCGGGCCGCCCCCACCTCGCGGTGCTCAAGCACGACGTGGGCCTCGCCTTCCTGGCCACCGTCCCGGTCGCGATCGCCACCTACCTCGTCTCCTGGACCGGCTGGATCCTCTCCGCCACGGACGGCAGCGGCGGCTACTACCGCAACTGGGCCGCGACCGACGGCAAGGGCGGCAGCTGGACCTGGCTGTTCCCCGACTGGTGGCGCAGCCTGTGGCACTACGAGCACGAGGTGTACGAGTTCCACGTCGGCCTCTCCTCGCCGCACACCTACCAGTCGAACCCGTGGAGCTGGATCGTCCTGGGCCGTCCGGTCTCCTACTTCTACGAGTCCCCCTCGCCCGGCACGGCCGGCTGCCCCGGCGACGCCGGCGGCAAGTGCGCCCGCGAGGTCCTCGCGATCGGCACACCGCTGCTGTGGTGGGTGGGCTGCTTCGCGATCCTGTACGTCCTGTGGCGCTGGCTGTTCCGCCGCGACTGGCGCGCGGGCGCCATCGCCTGCGGCATCGCGGCCGGCTACCTCCCCTGGTTCATGTACCAGGAGCGGACGATCTTCCTCTTCTACGCCGTCGTCTTCGTCCCGTTCCTCTGCCTGGCCGTGGCGATGCTCCTGGGCGCGATCATCGGCCCACCGGGCTCGAGCGACGCCCGCCGGGTCGCGGGAGCGACGGGCGCGGGCGTCCTGACCCTGCTGATCGCCTGGAACTTCATCTACTTCTGGCCGATCTTCACGGGCCAGGCCTTGCCCATGGATTCCTGGCGCGGCCGCATGTGGCTGGACACCTGGGTCTAG
- the rsmI gene encoding 16S rRNA (cytidine(1402)-2'-O)-methyltransferase, with the protein MTTTPGTLVLAGTPIGDVSDAPPRLAEELAGADVVAAEDTRRLRRLTQALGVTPKGRVLSYFEGNESARTPELVEELVGGARVLLVTDAGMPSVSDPGYRLVAAAVEKDIRVTAVPGPSAVLTALALSGLPVDRFCFEGFPPRKAGERLARLREVADERRTLVYFEAPHRLDDTLAAMAEVFGADRRAAVCRELTKTYEEVRRGGLGELAAWAAEGVRGEITVVVEGAPEKGAEELDAAELVRRVRVREEAGERRKEAIAAVAADAGLPKREVFDAVVAAKNAAGRTGV; encoded by the coding sequence GTGACCACTACGCCCGGAACCCTCGTCCTCGCCGGCACGCCCATCGGCGACGTCTCCGACGCCCCGCCCCGGCTCGCCGAGGAGCTGGCCGGTGCCGACGTCGTCGCCGCCGAGGACACCCGGCGGCTGCGGCGGCTGACCCAGGCCCTGGGCGTCACACCCAAGGGACGCGTGCTGTCGTACTTCGAGGGCAACGAGTCCGCCCGGACGCCCGAGCTGGTGGAGGAACTGGTGGGCGGCGCGCGCGTGCTGCTCGTCACCGACGCCGGCATGCCGTCCGTGTCCGACCCCGGGTACCGGCTGGTCGCGGCGGCCGTCGAGAAGGACATCCGGGTCACCGCCGTACCCGGCCCGTCCGCCGTGCTCACCGCGCTCGCGCTGTCGGGGCTGCCCGTCGACCGCTTCTGCTTCGAGGGGTTCCCGCCGCGCAAGGCGGGGGAGCGGCTGGCGCGGCTGCGGGAGGTCGCGGACGAGCGCCGGACGCTCGTCTACTTCGAGGCGCCGCACCGGCTCGACGACACCCTCGCCGCCATGGCCGAGGTGTTCGGCGCTGACCGCCGGGCCGCCGTCTGCCGGGAGCTGACCAAGACGTACGAGGAGGTCAGGCGCGGCGGGCTGGGCGAACTGGCGGCCTGGGCGGCGGAGGGCGTACGCGGGGAGATCACCGTCGTCGTCGAGGGCGCCCCCGAGAAGGGCGCCGAGGAACTCGACGCCGCCGAACTGGTGCGCCGGGTGCGGGTGCGCGAGGAGGCGGGGGAGCGGCGCAAGGAGGCGATCGCCGCGGTGGCCGCCGACGCGGGACTGCCGAAGCGGGAGGTGTTCGACGCGGTGGTGGCGGCGAAGAACGCCGCCGGGCGCACAGGGGTGTGA
- a CDS encoding TatD family hydrolase has protein sequence MPSNAPDRAGASDKNAAPPLPEPLRVPVADSHTHLDMQSGTVDEGLAKAASVGVTTVVQVGCDVRGSRWAAETAARYDAVHATVALHPNEAPRIVHGDPDGWSRQGARTPGGEAGLDEALAEIDRLAALPQVKGVGETGLDFFRTGPEGKEAQERSFRAHIEIAKRHGKALVIHDRDAHADVLRVLKEEGAPERTVFHCYSGDAEMAEICAGAGYFMSFAGNVTFKNAQNLRDALAVAPLELVLVETDAPFLTPAPYRGRPNAPYLVPVTVRAMAAVRGIGEDALATALGANTARAFGY, from the coding sequence ATGCCTTCGAACGCCCCCGACCGAGCCGGCGCCTCCGACAAGAACGCGGCACCGCCGCTTCCGGAACCCCTCCGGGTGCCGGTCGCCGACTCCCACACCCACCTCGACATGCAGTCCGGCACGGTGGACGAGGGCCTCGCGAAAGCCGCGTCGGTCGGCGTGACGACGGTCGTCCAGGTCGGCTGCGACGTGCGCGGTTCCCGGTGGGCGGCCGAGACGGCGGCGCGGTACGACGCCGTCCACGCGACGGTCGCCCTGCACCCCAACGAGGCCCCGCGCATCGTGCACGGCGATCCCGACGGGTGGTCCCGGCAGGGCGCGCGCACCCCGGGCGGGGAGGCGGGACTCGACGAGGCGCTCGCCGAGATCGACCGGCTGGCCGCGCTGCCCCAGGTCAAGGGTGTCGGCGAGACAGGGCTCGACTTCTTCCGTACCGGGCCCGAGGGCAAGGAGGCGCAGGAGAGGTCCTTCCGCGCCCACATCGAGATCGCCAAGCGGCACGGCAAGGCCCTGGTCATCCACGACCGCGACGCCCACGCCGACGTGCTGCGCGTCCTCAAGGAGGAGGGCGCCCCCGAGCGGACGGTGTTCCACTGCTACTCCGGGGACGCCGAGATGGCGGAGATCTGCGCCGGCGCCGGCTACTTCATGTCGTTCGCCGGCAACGTGACCTTCAAGAACGCCCAGAACCTGCGGGACGCCCTCGCCGTCGCCCCGCTGGAGCTGGTCTTGGTGGAGACCGACGCGCCCTTCCTGACCCCGGCGCCGTACCGCGGACGGCCCAACGCCCCGTATCTGGTCCCGGTCACGGTGCGTGCCATGGCCGCCGTGCGGGGCATCGGCGAGGACGCGCTCGCGACGGCACTCGGCGCGAACACGGCCCGCGCCTTCGGCTACTGA
- a CDS encoding ubiquitin-like domain-containing protein, with product MSNSQYETYETYGTHDLYDPGPSRGTDFAVDLAAPGAGPRPDSGTGPYDAYEPAPYDGFDLHGPPTLHSAPTLAYGLRDGRPVPAPPGIPGPSGTRAYEDTYRPAYEAPAAPLRAGVSRGSGRRRKARYAERVDGPMRRLLPQALVVAFLAGGTTAFVAEDKAIELNVDGRPRTLHTFADDVGDVLADQGVTVGAHDMVVPAPGTELADGDEIAVHYGRPVRLTLDGRPHEVWTTAPTVEEALRQLGVRAEGAYLSTSRSRTIGREGLALDVRTERSVTIMADGRARTVRTNAATVREAIEEAGITLRGEDTTSVAPESFPRDGQTVTVLRITGSREVREETIPFQVRRTDDSSLFRGTEVVERAGQPGLRRITYALRTVNGVSQKPRRIRSELVREPRAQVVRVGTRMLPTSVRGADHLDWQSLAACESGGRPDAVDPSGTYGGLYQFDTRTWQNLGGDGRPQDAPAAEQTLRAKKLYVRQGAGPWPHCGARLHG from the coding sequence GTGAGCAACTCGCAGTACGAGACCTACGAGACCTACGGGACGCACGACCTGTACGACCCGGGCCCGAGCCGCGGCACGGATTTCGCCGTGGACCTCGCGGCCCCCGGCGCCGGCCCCCGGCCGGACTCCGGCACTGGCCCGTACGACGCCTACGAGCCGGCGCCGTACGACGGCTTCGACCTGCACGGCCCACCGACGCTGCACAGCGCGCCGACACTGGCGTACGGACTGCGCGACGGGCGGCCGGTGCCCGCCCCGCCCGGGATCCCCGGGCCGTCCGGCACGCGGGCGTACGAGGACACCTACCGGCCCGCGTACGAGGCGCCCGCCGCACCGTTGCGCGCCGGAGTGAGCCGGGGATCCGGACGGCGGCGCAAGGCGCGGTACGCCGAGCGCGTGGACGGACCGATGCGCCGCCTGTTGCCGCAGGCGCTGGTCGTCGCCTTCCTCGCGGGCGGCACCACCGCGTTCGTCGCCGAGGACAAGGCGATCGAGCTGAACGTCGACGGGAGACCGCGCACCCTGCACACCTTCGCGGACGACGTGGGCGACGTCCTGGCGGACCAGGGCGTCACCGTGGGAGCGCACGACATGGTGGTACCCGCCCCCGGGACGGAGCTCGCCGACGGTGACGAGATCGCGGTGCACTACGGCCGCCCCGTCCGGCTCACGCTCGACGGCCGACCGCACGAGGTCTGGACGACGGCGCCCACGGTGGAGGAGGCGCTCAGACAGCTGGGCGTGCGCGCGGAGGGCGCGTACCTGTCCACCTCGCGCTCCCGGACCATCGGACGCGAGGGGCTCGCGCTCGACGTGCGCACCGAGCGCTCGGTGACGATCATGGCGGACGGCCGGGCACGCACCGTCCGCACGAACGCGGCGACCGTCCGCGAGGCGATCGAGGAGGCCGGCATCACCCTGCGCGGCGAGGACACCACGTCCGTGGCGCCCGAGAGCTTCCCGCGCGACGGGCAGACCGTCACCGTGCTGCGGATCACCGGCTCCCGGGAGGTCCGCGAGGAGACGATCCCCTTCCAGGTGCGGCGCACCGACGACTCCTCCCTGTTCCGCGGCACGGAGGTGGTCGAGCGGGCCGGACAGCCGGGGCTGCGCCGCATCACGTACGCCCTGCGGACCGTCAACGGGGTGAGCCAGAAGCCGCGCCGGATCAGGTCCGAGCTGGTGCGCGAGCCGCGCGCGCAGGTCGTCAGGGTGGGCACGCGGATGCTGCCGACGTCCGTGCGGGGCGCCGACCACCTGGACTGGCAGAGCCTCGCGGCCTGCGAGTCCGGCGGCCGCCCCGACGCGGTGGATCCCTCGGGGACCTACGGCGGCCTCTACCAGTTCGACACCCGGACCTGGCAGAACCTCGGCGGCGACGGACGGCCGCAGGACGCGCCGGCCGCGGAGCAGACGCTGCGGGCGAAGAAGCTGTACGTGCGCCAGGGCGCGGGTCCCTGGCCGCACTGCGGGGCGCGGCTGCACGGGTGA
- the rsmA gene encoding 16S rRNA (adenine(1518)-N(6)/adenine(1519)-N(6))-dimethyltransferase RsmA — MSSSPAPDALLSPADIRELAAVLGVRPTKQRGQNFVIDANTVRRIVRTAQVRPDDVVVEVGPGLGSLTLALLEAADRVTAVEIDDVLAGALPATVVARMPERADRFALVHSDAMHVTELPGPAPTALVANLPYNVAVPVLLHMLATFPSIERTLVMVQAEVADRLAAPPGSKVYGVPSVKANWYAEVKRAGSIGRNVFWPAPNVDSGLVALVRRSEPVETTASRREVFAVVDAAFAQRRKTLRAALAGWAGSAPAAEAALVAAGVSPQARGESLTVEEFARIAEHRRRTDSAEGADSAGNTANTENEESGQR, encoded by the coding sequence GTGAGCAGCAGCCCCGCCCCCGACGCCCTTCTGAGCCCCGCCGACATCCGTGAACTGGCGGCCGTCCTCGGCGTACGCCCCACCAAGCAGCGCGGCCAGAACTTCGTGATCGACGCCAACACGGTCCGCCGTATCGTCCGCACCGCGCAGGTCCGGCCCGACGACGTGGTCGTCGAGGTCGGGCCCGGGCTCGGCTCCCTCACCCTGGCCCTGCTGGAGGCCGCCGACCGGGTCACGGCGGTCGAGATCGACGACGTGCTGGCCGGCGCGCTGCCCGCGACCGTCGTGGCCCGGATGCCGGAGCGCGCCGACCGGTTCGCGCTGGTGCACTCAGACGCGATGCACGTCACCGAGCTGCCGGGCCCCGCCCCGACCGCGCTGGTCGCCAACCTGCCGTACAACGTGGCCGTGCCGGTGCTGCTGCACATGCTCGCCACCTTCCCGAGCATCGAGCGCACCCTCGTGATGGTCCAGGCGGAGGTCGCCGACCGCCTCGCGGCCCCGCCCGGCTCGAAGGTGTACGGCGTCCCCTCCGTGAAGGCCAACTGGTACGCCGAGGTCAAGCGGGCCGGATCCATCGGGCGCAACGTGTTCTGGCCGGCGCCGAACGTCGACAGCGGGCTCGTCGCGCTGGTCCGCCGCAGCGAGCCGGTCGAGACGACGGCGTCGAGGCGGGAGGTCTTCGCGGTGGTCGACGCGGCGTTCGCGCAGCGCCGCAAGACGCTGCGGGCCGCGCTCGCCGGGTGGGCCGGCTCGGCGCCCGCCGCGGAGGCGGCCCTCGTCGCGGCCGGCGTCTCACCGCAGGCGCGCGGGGAGTCCCTGACCGTCGAGGAGTTCGCGCGGATCGCGGAACACCGTCGGCGGACCGACAGCGCCGAAGGCGCCGACAGCGCCGGGAACACGGCGAACACGGAGAACGAGGAGTCTGGTCAGCGGTGA
- a CDS encoding 4-(cytidine 5'-diphospho)-2-C-methyl-D-erythritol kinase: MSVTVRVPAKVNVQLAVGAARPDGFHDLANVFLAVGLYDEVTVTLADGLRVTCEGPDADQVPLDRTNLAARAAEALAVRYGRSPDVHIHIAKDIPVAGGMAGGSADGAGALVACDALWGTRASRVELLEICAELGSDVPFSLVGGAALGIGRGEKLTTLETGGTFHWVFAMAGRGLSTPAVFREFDRLGEGREIPVPVASRELLDALAKGDPDALAAAVSNDLQPAALSLFPELSDTLAAGRSAGALAALVSGSGPTTAFLVRDPGSASKVAQALRTSGTCRTVRTASGPAPGATVLGDRVAS, translated from the coding sequence GTGAGCGTGACGGTACGCGTGCCCGCCAAGGTCAACGTGCAGCTCGCGGTGGGTGCGGCCCGGCCCGACGGCTTCCACGACCTGGCCAATGTGTTCCTGGCCGTCGGCCTCTACGACGAGGTCACGGTGACCCTGGCCGACGGGCTCCGCGTCACCTGCGAGGGGCCGGACGCCGACCAGGTCCCCCTCGACCGGACGAACCTCGCGGCCCGCGCGGCCGAGGCCCTCGCCGTGCGGTACGGCCGCAGCCCCGACGTGCACATCCACATCGCCAAGGACATCCCGGTGGCCGGCGGCATGGCGGGCGGCAGTGCGGACGGCGCGGGCGCGCTGGTGGCCTGCGACGCGCTGTGGGGCACCCGCGCCTCCCGCGTCGAACTCCTGGAAATCTGTGCCGAGTTGGGCAGCGACGTGCCCTTCAGTCTGGTGGGCGGGGCGGCCCTCGGTATCGGCCGGGGCGAGAAGCTCACGACGCTGGAGACCGGCGGCACCTTCCACTGGGTGTTCGCGATGGCCGGGCGCGGGCTGTCGACCCCGGCCGTGTTCCGCGAGTTCGACCGGCTCGGCGAGGGCCGGGAGATCCCCGTGCCCGTCGCCTCCCGGGAACTCCTCGACGCGCTGGCCAAGGGCGACCCGGACGCACTCGCCGCCGCCGTCTCCAACGACCTCCAGCCCGCTGCCCTCTCCCTGTTCCCCGAGCTCTCGGACACCCTCGCCGCGGGCCGGTCCGCCGGCGCCCTCGCCGCCCTGGTCTCGGGCTCGGGGCCGACGACGGCCTTCCTCGTCCGCGACCCCGGGTCGGCGTCGAAGGTCGCACAGGCGCTGCGGACCTCCGGGACGTGCCGGACGGTGCGTACGGCGTCGGGGCCGGCGCCGGGCGCGACGGTGCTCGGCGACCGGGTCGCGTCCTGA